From the genome of Salvia splendens isolate huo1 chromosome 7, SspV2, whole genome shotgun sequence:
TATGATTAGCCCCAGCAATGTGATTAATTTTCCATGCTAGTAACCGCGTGCACATTCTATTGTGATTCTCCACCACATCAAGAACATGTATATTCTCTCTAACTTGTTTACCAATCAAATTGATGCATAAACATTATGACATGGAAAACAATCTTTTGAGGGTTCTGAGATGACTGGACAGCAGATGTCACAAGCAGCAAGAACACAAAATGATGGTAAGAATGatcaaaattaaaaaggaaataactcTTAAGTAGTGAAGAATACTCATCAGTCAGCCTCGAGACGGTGAATCAtctgtgtgaatggacttgggGACTGCACTGGCTCCATAATGTTTATTCATTAGTTCTCATCTCTCTTTCAGACCCTCTCAATCTGTTCAGCCAAAAGAGTCAATATATGAATAACTTCGGAAACAATCTATCTTACTAgaattcaaaaaaagaaaatgatgcaAAAATAAGGGTGTGCAACAATTATATTTACAAGCAATGCATAATGAATGCATGTTACTTACATTTAAACTACATTTATTAGCATGTCTTAAAAGAAACATGCATCCACATCCATAGGCATGAAGTAAGATTCCGAGAAATCAATGTATCCAACACTGCAGAAAAATACATATTTGAGCCAGAGCCAGAGCCAatgttttaaatattaatggGGAAACAGCAAATCTAGTAGTAGTAACAAATATTTGAGATACGTGTTGATGTAAGCTATATGTAATTCGTTGTTGAATAACAAATATGATATGATCTCCATTCCATGATATTATCAACctacaataaaataaagagtGGCAGTAAGGTTGGTGAAAATATGAAGAGATGTACTAACTATTTAAGGAGAGGCAGAGTAGAGTCGTTATGGAACACTTATTAAAGCAAACAAAGTCCTTAATGAGCCCCAGTCATAGTAGAAACAATAAAAGATGTTTCAACTTTCCAAGATAGATTAATTCAGTCAATAGCAACACTAGTATATGATCAAGTTTAGAGAACTGAAGTGTAAACCAGACCTAGAATAGAATCATAAAGAAGCTTTGGCCCCGATCGTCTCCCTAATAATCAATTTAAAACCCAGACTAGTAAAATAAAAGGAATAATAAGTATCCATATTCCATATATACAAGGAAGGAACTATAAAGATTGAGATTTAGATGGGAAAGAAAGACCTCCAAAAACCACAGGAGGGTACTGCTGCTGCAAACCACCACCGCATCCACTTCTATGAATCAACATCCGACAAATAGCTCAAGTGATAATCTAGCATGCTTAGTACATAAGGCATTACAAACACTAATATTACCAAAGACATTACCAACACTAACATTAAGAAACTTAGTACTCTCGGCACCCAAAGATTTGCAGTGATTATTTTCATGTCGAACCAGCAAAAACCGTAGACCTGGTGGGTTCAAGCCGATCTGATTCACTAGTTAAGAGTCCGTAAGCTACAAATTAGATTTTTCTGTGAGATTTACCTTgttaaaatacaataataagtaAGAATAAGTAATAAAACTAACCTCAATTCTCTGGGTACATTGCAACCCTCCTCTTTCCACCATCTTCACTTACCTTTAACAACATTATCTCACTTCTCATCCCTTCAGCCCTCTATTTGAAAATACTTCCAATGTAATTTACACAACACAACAGAACACAACACTTCTCCAAGTCTTTTATACCAAATCAAtagttaaaatttatttaatactactatggAAGCACCATAAGATACAGAATCCGAACTACAGCGTTACATAAAAACTTGGAAGGACAGTACGTGACATACGATAAAAGTGCAACCTAACATCACAAGTGATAGACCCATTAGGAGAAAATCGGTAGAATACAAAAGTAATACCATCAATGATACAGTGTGAGAACCTTCTTACTACAGAGTGCAAGACACAAAAACCAAGACAGATCCAATATATAAATGACAACATAAGAAGCAAAGAATAAATTGTACTTCTCCAGCTCCAACGCAAAGCATCTCGTGCAACGCTCTGATGACATTTAGGCAACAGCAGGCATGTCCTTCAGCCATGCATCCAGTGGCTTGCCTATAGAGTAAACAATGAAACCAATCTCCCTGAGCTTTTCGACATCGACAACGTTCCTTCCATCGAAAACAAATGCGGGTTTCTGCATGTTGTCGTATATCCTCTTGAAGTCTAGCTTCTTGAACTCGTCCCACTCAGTCAGGATGCAGACGGCATGTGCATCCTTGGTAGCCTCATAGGCATCCCAGACGGTGTGAACTTTCTTCACTGTGGTCGGGCTCATTGGCTGAAGGTGAAGGGGGTGGTCCCAGTCAAACTTGTTCATTGAGAGGTCCCTCTGGATCTGGTCATCGGTGACCTGAGGATCATAGATGCTGAGTTGGGCCTTGTCCCCCAGGAGTCCTTTGCAGACATCAATAGCAGGAGTCTCTCTAGTATCACCAGTGTCCTTCTTGAAAGCAAAACCCAAGATGGCAATTTTCTTGTTGGCAACTGTGTTGAACATGGATGAGACAAGTCGATTGACAAATCGGTTCTTCTGGTAGTCGTTGATCTTGATTACTTGCTTCCAGTATTCTGCAACCTCAGGGAGACCATTGCACTCGCAAATATAAACCAAGTTCAGAATGTCCTTCTGGAAGCAGGAACCACCAAAACCAACACTGGCATTGAGGAACTTAGGGCCAATTCTGGAGTCTGTTCCAACAGCATATGCCACTTGTGAAACATCTGCTCCGGTGGCTTCACATAGAGCCGACATTGCATTCACTGATGAAATACGTTGGGCCAAGAATGCATTTGCAGCAAGCTTTGACAGTTCTGCTGACCATAAGTTAGTGGTGAGGATGCGATCTTCAGGAACCCAATGTGCATAAACATCCTTAAGTGCTTGAACTGCCTTGTTGCCTTCTGGTGTTTCCCTGCCTCCAATGAGAACCCTGTCTGGGTTGTAAAGATCTTTAATTGCAGTCCCCTCAGCAAGGAATTCCGGGTTAGAAAGGATCTGATAATTAATTCCCTTGCTGTTATGTGTCAAGATTTTTTCGATGGCCTCAGCAGTTTTGACCGGAACTGTAGACTTCTCAACCACGATTTTGTCAGATTTAGATACATCAGCAATCATACGTGCTGCACTTTCCCAATATGTCAAATCTGCAGCCTTGCCAGCTCCAAGACCCCGAGTCTTAGTGGGAGTGTTGACTGACACAAATACTATGTCAGCCTCAAACACATGTTTCTCCACATCTGTGCTGAAGAATAGGTTCTTGCCCCGGCACTGCTTCACTACCTCATCAAGTCCTGGCTCATATATAGGAAGTGTTTCACTATTCCAGGCAGTGATGCGAGGGACAGAAATATCAACAACAGCCACCTCAATATCAGGGCACTTGAGTGCTATCACGGCCATTGTAGGGCCTCCCACATATCCAGCTCCAATACAGCAGATCTTCACCATTGTTTCCGTTGTTATGGTTCCCTGAAAAGATTGCATGCAGACATTATGCCACCTGATCTATGTAAATGCAAAGAATCACCATAACTGAAGGCTATATTTCAGGTAGAGGCTGTTCATAAGTTAACAAGTTTTTAGAGAACCCTTGTGAAATGGAATATGACCTATCAGATCAATAGAAAATTCCTGACCATTGAAAGTCATAATTATAACAGCACCAAGAAGAAAGTGGAATGCATTAACCTGACTAAATTTAGCTCTAGTACCAAGAGCAACTGAGAATAGTATTGAAAATAAATGACAATGTAGGCAAAGACTTCCCAGATTCTGATTCTAGTAGTTTGAAAAAGTTATGACCATAAAGCTTATTCTTTTGGTTCATAATCCATGAGAACGAATACAGCATAACATCAAATTAATTGGCTAATCTGATCTGATTTGTATAACTCAGATCAAGAAGTACCAGTACCACTGACACCTAAAGATCACAATGTTGTCATGAAACAGAGATCTTACAATCCTCAGTAATTCTACAAGTTAAACTACAACAATTTTGGATAGATCTACGGTCTACCAGACCAACACAGTGTACTACACGGAATAAGCTATGCAAACCAATACTTTGAATTCACGTTAAACCATAACACaaggaaaattaaaattatattcccTACTTGAAGAAACTCATCGAGATCTAACAAAATTCAGTAAGTATAGAAGTAAAGACCGAAATAAACGAGAGATCAATTGAGTTTAAACCTCAAATCACTATAATCAAGTAAACCGCTTGACATTAACGGATCAGATCAGATATAACCGACATCAATCAAACcataaaaaaatcgataaagtTGATCGACAGTCATTCATCAACGAATTAAACTTGGACGGAGAGACAAAACCTCCACCGACACAATTCTGGCTGGTGATGTTCACACATAATGACAGAGATTTACAATCTATGAACAAAATGAAGTTGTGAATTCGAAATGATGAGGTTTACCTCTAGATCGCGCGTTGAGATTTCTGAGAGACGAGGGAGTAAGATATGTGGAATGTGAAATGAATTTTGGTGAATGCAAAGAGAGCGGGTAGCTCCTCCCTAAATAGTCGTTGATCTACCTCTGTGGACTCCATGAAAAGACGAAAATATCCCTGTGCGAAATCAGGTATCTACCCGTCCCAAATATCTGAAATCTTAGATTTTGAGTAAATATCGCATTTCATTATTAAGAATTATTTGATCACTTGAGCATTTGGGGGAAATTCAAACTAATTATCACTTGATAAGGTAATATAAAATTTAACTCAAACTCCATTTATCATCGAGATATGATATACTCATAATTTCTCAAGAAAGTAATTTAATGGCCTCGAGGATTTTCCATTAAAAGGGACCTATTATTAGCATTACTTTGTTCTTTAATAGTATAAGCCAAATCCTTTGGTCGCTTCATGGTCAATTAACTTAATGTAAACTTACGGTTACGTTCCACTTTTTCCAGGCAAATGTATATTTTCTGGAAATGCATTTAGCATTATGCATATATCTAAGTCTAACTTCTTATTTATTGGAAATTCtttactccatattttaataTTACCTCCACCTCATTCTAAATGGAGCAATTTCTgttggcatgagattttatgcaattttgttttattaatttagtGTAAAGATTAGAGATAATAAAGCATGAGAGCAAATTAtgattcattttaaaaaatgcgTCAATTAGAATgagatattaaaaaaataaaa
Proteins encoded in this window:
- the LOC121741842 gene encoding UDP-glucose 6-dehydrogenase 1-like translates to MVKICCIGAGYVGGPTMAVIALKCPDIEVAVVDISVPRITAWNSETLPIYEPGLDEVVKQCRGKNLFFSTDVEKHVFEADIVFVSVNTPTKTRGLGAGKAADLTYWESAARMIADVSKSDKIVVEKSTVPVKTAEAIEKILTHNSKGINYQILSNPEFLAEGTAIKDLYNPDRVLIGGRETPEGNKAVQALKDVYAHWVPEDRILTTNLWSAELSKLAANAFLAQRISSVNAMSALCEATGADVSQVAYAVGTDSRIGPKFLNASVGFGGSCFQKDILNLVYICECNGLPEVAEYWKQVIKINDYQKNRFVNRLVSSMFNTVANKKIAILGFAFKKDTGDTRETPAIDVCKGLLGDKAQLSIYDPQVTDDQIQRDLSMNKFDWDHPLHLQPMSPTTVKKVHTVWDAYEATKDAHAVCILTEWDEFKKLDFKRIYDNMQKPAFVFDGRNVVDVEKLREIGFIVYSIGKPLDAWLKDMPAVA